From Pagrus major chromosome 2, Pma_NU_1.0, one genomic window encodes:
- the il15l gene encoding interleukin 15, like isoform X1 yields the protein MLRGRLPLASVHLCLVCLLALTSQSKICGKDVFRTVQRLIDGDPDSMCSDCKLYTPSSDHFKQKCPRSTMLCFANESKVLIEEWDNYHGPRLDRELGKLARWLTQSESGCLQCELQKEETAGKFLADLLKTLQMMHSLHCTRDPQKTL from the exons ATGCTGAGAGGGAGGCTACCTCTGGCcagtgtgcatctgtgtttggTCTGTCTGCTCGCCCTGACGTCGCAATCCAAGATCTGCGGCAAAGACGTCTTCAGAACCGTCCAAAGACTCATCGACGGTGACCCCGACTCG ATGTGCTCCGACTGCAAACTGTACACACCCTCCAGCGACCACTTCAAG CAGAAATGTCCCCGCTCCACCATGCTGTGTTTTGCTAATGAGAGTAAAGTCCTCATCGAAGAGTGGGACAACTATCACGGTCCCAGATTGGACAGAGAGCTTGGAAAGCTTGCACGGTGGTTAACACAG TCGGAGTCAGGGTGTCTTCAGTGTGAGCTCCAGAAGGAGGAGACGGCAGGAAAGTTCCTCGCAGATCTTCTGAAGACTCTTCAGATGATGCACTCTCTGCACTGCACACGAGACCCTCAAAAGACACTTTAA
- the il15l gene encoding interleukin 15, like isoform X2, whose translation MLRGRLPLASVHLCLVCLLALTSQSKICGKDVFRTVQRLIDGDPDSMCSDCKLYTPSSDHFKKCPRSTMLCFANESKVLIEEWDNYHGPRLDRELGKLARWLTQSESGCLQCELQKEETAGKFLADLLKTLQMMHSLHCTRDPQKTL comes from the exons ATGCTGAGAGGGAGGCTACCTCTGGCcagtgtgcatctgtgtttggTCTGTCTGCTCGCCCTGACGTCGCAATCCAAGATCTGCGGCAAAGACGTCTTCAGAACCGTCCAAAGACTCATCGACGGTGACCCCGACTCG ATGTGCTCCGACTGCAAACTGTACACACCCTCCAGCGACCACTTCAAG AAATGTCCCCGCTCCACCATGCTGTGTTTTGCTAATGAGAGTAAAGTCCTCATCGAAGAGTGGGACAACTATCACGGTCCCAGATTGGACAGAGAGCTTGGAAAGCTTGCACGGTGGTTAACACAG TCGGAGTCAGGGTGTCTTCAGTGTGAGCTCCAGAAGGAGGAGACGGCAGGAAAGTTCCTCGCAGATCTTCTGAAGACTCTTCAGATGATGCACTCTCTGCACTGCACACGAGACCCTCAAAAGACACTTTAA
- the triap1 gene encoding TP53-regulated inhibitor of apoptosis 1 codes for MTSVFLKPWLKPCSWASLQQLKGTKDNTESVVTQSDPSRSTRYLCYVVTPQRATPLSNQPIASRGSRRVAERFLPLPPSTAEENPQRLVSSSPADMNSVGEACTDLKREYDQCFNRWFAEKFLKGDRSGDPCTESFRKYQRCVQKAIKEKDIPIDGVDFMGPNKDKPES; via the coding sequence ATGACCTCAGTGTTTCTAAAACCCTGGCTAAAGCCTTGCTCATGGGCTTCACTTCAGCAGCTGAAAGGCACAAAAGACAACACCGAGTCTGTAGTTACTCAGAGTGATCCCTCCCGCTCAACACGCTATCTCTGCTACGTCGTGACGCCGCAACGTGCGACGCCGCTCTCAAACCAGCCAATCGCATCGCGCGGCTCAAGGAGAGTCGCAGAGCGCTTCCTGCCGCTGCCGCCGAGCACAGCTGAAGAAAACCCGCAGCGTCTCGTCTCCTCGTCTCCGGCGGACATGAACAGCGTCGGGGAGGCCTGCACCGACCTGAAGCGGGAGTACGACCAGTGCTTCAACCGCTGGTTCGCCGAGAAGTTCCTGAAGGGGGACCGGAGCGGCGACCCGTGCACCGAGAGCTTCCGGAAGTACCAGCGCTGCGTGCAGAAGGCCATCAAGGAGAAGGACATCCCGATCGACGGGGTGGACTTCATGGGCCCCAACAAGGACAAGCCCGAGAGCTGA